The following proteins come from a genomic window of Ficedula albicollis isolate OC2 unplaced genomic scaffold, FicAlb1.5 N00310, whole genome shotgun sequence:
- the LOC101816680 gene encoding UDP-glucuronosyltransferase 1-1-like — protein MVGSHWLSMQEVVEELSRRGHEVVVLVPEVSWQMETTQAYKVVTYPVRQTLEELDNAFQECVTVYLTENPFPLNALEVYKVSVKFFDTFLGQCKDLFQSQETLRFLNQSHFDAILTDPFLMCGTILAHHLSLPFVFFMRGFGCNLHFSAPQSPSPLSYVPRLFSFNSDRMTFFQRVENALISLLELDYCNSYYAEALKLSSEVLQRDMSLMDLVSPAAIWIMRFDFVFEYVRPVMPNMVFVGGINCAKKKPLPKSLF, from the coding sequence ATGGTGGGAAGCCACTGGCTGAGCAtgcaggaggtggtggaggagcTGAGCCGGAGAGGACACGAGGTGGTGGTGCTGGTTCCCGAGGTGAGCTGGCAGATGGAGACGACGCAGGCCTACAAGGTGGTCACGTACCCGGTGAGGCAGACCCTGGAAGAGCTGGATAATGCTTTCCAGGAATGTGTCACGGTATACCTGACGGAGAATCCTTTCCCCCTTAATGCTTTAGAAGTGTACAAAGTCTCGGTGAAGTTTTTCGACACCTTCCTTGGTCAGTGCAAGGATCTGTTCCAGAGCCAGGAGACCCTGAGGTTCCTCAACCAAAGCCACTTTGATGCCATCCTGACGGATCCGTTCTTAATGTGCGGAACCATCCTAGCCCATcatctctcccttccctttgtGTTCTTCATGAGGGGATTCGGATGCAACCTGCACTTttcagccccacagagcccgAGCCCTCTGTCCTATGTCCCGAGACTCTTCAGCTTCAACTCAGACCGCATGACTTTTTTCCAGCGGGTGGAAAACGCCCTGATTTCCCTCCTGGAGCTTGACTACTGCAACAGTTACTATGCAGAAGCACTTAAGCTTTCCTCAGAAGTTCTTCAGAGGGACATGTCCCTCATGGACCTCGTGAGCCCTGCCGCCATTTGGATCATGAGGTTTGACTTTGTGTTCGAGTACGTCAGGCCAGTGATGCCCAACATGGTCTTTGTTGGGGGGATCAACTGTGCTAAGAAGAAACCACTGCCTAAG
- the LOC107604359 gene encoding UDP-glucuronosyltransferase 1-1-like — MLVTLLLPFLCLLSPATAGKLLVIPMEGSHWLSMKKVLVELSKRGHEIVVVAPDNKILIDSADVYELKTYPVPFTKEDMEEHIHSASARAFSQEPFLVRFWKLLGDYRKSGTMFHASCKSLLYNHELMKYIGDSHFDALLTDPVSPCGQIIALHFSLPSVFFLRLVPCALDVHAAQGPDPPSYVPRMFSKTRTT; from the coding sequence ATGCTGGTGACACTGCTTCTCCCCTTcctgtgcctcctgagcccgGCCActgctgggaagctgctggtgaTCCCCATGGAGGGCAGCCACTGGCTCAGCATGAAAAAAGTGCTGGTGGAGCTGAGCAAGAGAGGGCACGAAATCGTGGTCGTCGCACCGGACAACAAAATCCTGATCGATTCCGCAGATGTCTATGAACTGAAAACCTACCCTGTGCCATTCACGAAGGAGGACATGGAAGAACACATACACTCTGCTAGTGCAAGAGCTTTCAGCCAAGAACCTTTCTTGGTGAGATTCTGGAAGCTTTTGGGAGATTATCGGAAGAGCGGGACTATGTTTCATGCTTCCTGCAAGTCCTTGCTGTACAACCACGAGCTGATGAAGTACATCGGAGACAGTCACTTCGATGCCCTACTCACGGATCCCGTGTCACCTTGTGGGCAGATCATTGCCCTGCACTTCTCCCTccccagtgttttctttctgcgGCTGGTCCCGTGTGCCTTAGATGTTCACGCAGCTCAGGGCCCGGACCCGCCGTCCTATGTCCCACGCATGTTCTCGAAAACACGGACCACATGA
- the LOC101816485 gene encoding UDP-glucuronosyltransferase 1-6-like gives MAPCRDLHGPFYKRLRGSLWNRTLFFTHTKMAPFYGGTWIFLLLTLTLILAEGGKILVVPQDGSHWLSMRPVVEKLQQKGHEVVVIVPATSLYMKSKEPQNYTVKVYPIPYSDEYLGEMLKTFVNAHFIEQSVWNVVLTSYKSTIEISSVFFTNCKSLLQNEELMQYLKESKFDVVFTDPILMCGPLVAEYLSVPSVYFLRGFPCGMDSAATQCPSPPSYVPRLFLNNSDSMMFSQRVKNMLVNLLELFYCKPIYDNFEELAYELFKKKVTATELLSRGSFWLMRYDFVFEFPRPVMPNMAFIGGINCVQKKRLSQLSRGLSLPTSTYPLSCHPELRL, from the exons ATGGCCCCTTGCCGAGA TCTGCATGGACCGTTCTACAAACGACTGCGTGGATCCCTCTGGAACAGAACCCTCTTTTTCACTCACACCAAAATGGCTCCTTTTTACGGAGGTACCTGGATATTTCTCCTCCTGACGCTGACTTTAATCCTGGCTGAGGGTGGAAAGATCCTGGTGGTACCTCAGGATGGAAGTCATTGGCTCAGCATGCGCCCAGTGGTggagaaactgcagcagaagggaCACGAAGTTGTTGTGATTGTACCCGCTACCAGTCTGTATATGAAGTCAAAGGAGCCTCAGAATTACACAGTGAAAGTGTATCCAATACCTTACTCTGATGAATACTTGGGTGAAATGCTCAAGACCTTCGTTAATGCCCATTTTATTGAACAGTCTGTTTGGAATGTTGTTCTTACCTCGTACAAAAGCACAATAGAAATCTCCTCGGTCTTCTTCACCAACTGTAAGAGCCTTCTGCAGAACGAGGAGCTGATGCAGTACTTGAAAGAGAGCAAATTCGACGTGGTTTTCACAGATCCCATCCTGATGTGTGGGCCCCTGGTGGCTGAGTATCTTTCAGTTCCTTCTGTCTACTTCCTGCGGGGATTTCCCTGTGGAATGGATTCTGCTGCTACCCAGTGTCCAAGCCCTCCTTCCTATGTGCCCAGGTTATTCTTGAATAATTCAGACAGCATGATGTTTTCCCAGCGGGTGAAGAACATGCTGGTCAATCTGCTGGAACTCTTTTACTGTAAGCCTATCTATGATAACTTTGAAGAACTTGCATATGagcttttcaaaaagaaagtgACAGCGACAGAACTCCTGAGCCGTGGATCCTTCTGGCTGATGAGATACGATTTTGTGTTTGAGTTCCCCAGACCGGTGATGCCAAACATGGCTTTTATCGGAGGGATTAACTGCGTACAGAAGAAAAGACTGTCTCAG ctgtcccGTGGACTGTCTCTCCCTACTTCCACATATCCCCTCTCCTGTCATCCAGAGTTAAGGTTATAG